A portion of the Bacteroides faecium genome contains these proteins:
- the rplL gene encoding 50S ribosomal protein L7/L12, which produces MADLKAFAEQLVNLTVKEVNELATILKDEYGIEPAAAAVAVAAGPAAGAAAVEEQTSFDVVLKSAGAAKLQVVKAVKEACGLGLKEAKDLVDGAPSTVKEGLAKDEAESLKKTLEEAGAEVELK; this is translated from the coding sequence ATGGCAGATTTGAAAGCTTTTGCAGAACAATTGGTTAACTTGACAGTAAAAGAAGTTAATGAACTTGCAACTATCCTTAAAGATGAATACGGTATTGAACCTGCTGCTGCAGCTGTTGCTGTTGCTGCTGGTCCTGCAGCTGGTGCTGCTGCTGTAGAAGAACAAACTTCTTTCGACGTAGTGTTGAAAAGCGCTGGTGCAGCTAAACTTCAGGTTGTTAAAGCCGTTAAGGAAGCTTGTGGCCTAGGTTTGAAAGAAGCTAAAGACTTGGTAGACGGTGCTCCTAGCACAGTTAAAGAAGGTTTGGCTAAAGACGAAGCAGAATCATTGAAGAAAACATTGGAAGAAGCTGGAGCTGAAGTTGAACTTAAATAA
- the rplJ gene encoding 50S ribosomal protein L10: MRKEDKSTIIEQIAATVKEYGHFYLVDVTAMNAAATSALRRDCFKSDIKLMLVKNTLLHKALESLEEDFSPLYNSLKGTTAVMFSNIANVPAKLIKDKAKDGIPGLKAAYAEESFYVGADQLDALVAIKSKNEVIADVIALLQSPAKNVISALQSGGNTIHGVLKTLGERPE; the protein is encoded by the coding sequence ATGAGAAAGGAAGATAAAAGTACGATTATAGAGCAAATTGCTGCTACAGTAAAGGAATATGGTCACTTCTATTTGGTAGATGTTACAGCTATGAACGCTGCTGCTACCAGCGCACTGAGAAGAGATTGTTTTAAATCTGACATCAAATTGATGTTGGTTAAAAACACGCTGCTTCACAAGGCACTGGAAAGCCTGGAAGAAGACTTTTCACCTCTTTACAATTCTTTGAAAGGTACTACAGCCGTTATGTTTAGCAACATTGCAAACGTTCCTGCTAAACTTATCAAAGATAAAGCGAAAGATGGTATTCCCGGACTGAAAGCTGCATATGCAGAAGAAAGCTTCTACGTTGGTGCAGATCAATTGGATGCTCTCGTTGCAATCAAGAGTAAGAATGAAGTTATCGCTGATGTTATTGCCTTGTTGCAATCTCCGGCCAAGAATGTTATTTCTGCTCTTCAATCAGGTGGTAACACCATTCACGGCGTACTCAAAACACTTGGTGAGAGACCCGAATAA
- the rplA gene encoding 50S ribosomal protein L1: MGKLTKNQKLAAEKIEAGKAYSLKEAASLVKEITFSKFDASLDIDVRLGVDPRKANQMVRGVVSLPHGTGKEVRVLVLCTPDAEAAAKEAGADYVGLDEYIEKIKGGWTDIDVIITMPSIMGKIGALGRVLGPRGLMPNPKSGTVTMDVAKAVKEVKQGKIDFKVDKSGIVHTSIGKVSFSPDQIRDNAKEFISTLNKLKPTAAKGTYIKSIYLSSTMSAGIKIDPKSVDEI; the protein is encoded by the coding sequence ATGGGTAAACTGACAAAAAATCAAAAGTTAGCTGCAGAAAAGATTGAAGCAGGGAAAGCATACTCACTGAAAGAAGCTGCATCTCTGGTGAAAGAAATTACTTTCTCCAAGTTTGATGCTTCACTGGATATAGATGTACGTTTAGGTGTTGATCCACGTAAAGCTAACCAGATGGTGAGAGGTGTTGTTTCACTTCCTCATGGTACTGGTAAAGAAGTACGTGTATTGGTACTTTGTACACCGGATGCTGAAGCTGCTGCAAAAGAAGCTGGCGCTGACTATGTTGGTCTTGACGAATATATTGAAAAGATCAAAGGTGGATGGACTGATATTGATGTTATCATCACTATGCCATCTATCATGGGTAAAATTGGTGCACTCGGTCGCGTACTTGGTCCTCGTGGATTGATGCCGAACCCGAAGAGTGGTACTGTAACTATGGATGTTGCTAAGGCTGTAAAAGAAGTAAAACAAGGTAAAATCGACTTTAAAGTTGATAAGAGCGGTATCGTTCATACTTCTATCGGTAAGGTATCATTCAGTCCTGATCAGATTCGCGACAATGCGAAAGAGTTTATCTCTACTCTGAACAAACTGAAACCGACTGCGGCAAAGGGTACGTATATTAAGAGTATTTATCTTTCTAGTACAATGAGTGCGGGTATCAAAATCGACCCGAAATCAGTGGATGAAATCTAA
- the rplK gene encoding 50S ribosomal protein L11, with amino-acid sequence MAKEVAGLIKLQIKGGAANPSPPVGPALGSKGINIMEFCKQFNARTQDKAGKILPVIITYYADKSFDFVIKTPPVAIQLLEVAKVKSGSAEPNRKKVAELTWEQVRTIAQDKMVDLNCFTVEAAMRMVAGTARSMGIAVKGEFPVNN; translated from the coding sequence ATGGCTAAAGAAGTTGCTGGACTAATCAAATTACAGATTAAAGGAGGCGCTGCAAATCCATCCCCCCCAGTTGGACCTGCTCTAGGTTCTAAGGGTATCAATATCATGGAATTTTGCAAGCAATTCAATGCCAGAACCCAAGACAAGGCAGGTAAGATTTTACCTGTTATCATTACTTACTACGCAGATAAGTCTTTCGATTTTGTAATCAAGACTCCTCCCGTTGCTATTCAATTACTTGAAGTAGCTAAGGTAAAGAGTGGTTCTGCTGAGCCTAACCGTAAGAAAGTTGCCGAGCTTACTTGGGAACAAGTTCGTACGATTGCTCAGGACAAAATGGTTGACTTGAACTGTTTTACTGTGGAAGCTGCCATGAGAATGGTTGCAGGTACAGCTAGAAGTATGGGTATCGCTGTAAAAGGGGAGTTCCCGGTTAATAACTAA
- the nusG gene encoding transcription termination/antitermination protein NusG gives MAEIEKKWYVLRAISGKEAKVKEYLEADLKNSDLSEYVSQVLIPTEKVYQVRNGKKIVKERSYLPGYVLVEAALVGEVSHHLRNTPNVIGFLGGSEKPVPLRQSEVNRILGTVDELQETGEELNIPYVVGETVKVTFGPFSGFSGIIEEVNSEKKKLKVMVKIFGRKTPLELGFMQVEKE, from the coding sequence ATGGCTGAGATTGAAAAAAAATGGTACGTTCTGCGTGCTATTAGTGGTAAAGAAGCTAAGGTAAAGGAATATCTTGAAGCTGATCTTAAAAACAGCGACCTTAGTGAATATGTATCTCAGGTATTGATTCCTACTGAAAAGGTGTACCAGGTTCGCAATGGCAAAAAAATTGTGAAGGAAAGAAGTTATCTTCCTGGTTACGTTTTGGTGGAGGCTGCTTTGGTTGGTGAGGTTTCTCACCACTTGCGCAACACTCCGAATGTGATAGGCTTTCTTGGTGGCTCCGAAAAACCGGTGCCCCTCAGACAGTCAGAAGTGAATCGTATACTTGGTACAGTTGACGAACTGCAGGAAACGGGTGAAGAACTCAATATTCCATACGTGGTTGGTGAAACTGTAAAGGTTACTTTTGGTCCTTTCAGCGGATTCAGTGGCATCATTGAAGAAGTGAATAGTGAAAAAAAGAAACTGAAGGTCATGGTGAAGATATTCGGGCGCAAAACGCCGCTTGAATTAGGCTTTATGCAAGTGGAAAAAGAATAA
- the secE gene encoding preprotein translocase subunit SecE: protein MKKVIAYIKESYDELVHKVSWPTYSELANSAVVVLYASLLIALVVWGMDVCFQNFMEKIVYPH, encoded by the coding sequence ATGAAAAAGGTAATAGCTTATATTAAAGAATCTTACGACGAACTTGTTCATAAAGTATCGTGGCCTACGTATTCTGAACTTGCTAACAGTGCAGTAGTTGTTTTATATGCTTCCCTGCTTATTGCATTGGTAGTATGGGGTATGGATGTCTGTTTCCAGAACTTCATGGAAAAAATTGTTTATCCACATTAA
- the tuf gene encoding elongation factor Tu produces the protein MAKEKFERTKPHVNIGTIGHVDHGKTTLTAAITTVLAKKGLSELRSFDSIDNAPEEKERGITINTSHVEYETANRHYAHVDCPGHADYVKNMVTGAAQMDGAIIVCAATDGPMPQTREHILLARQVNVPRLVVFLNKCDMVDDEEMLELVEMEMRELLSFYDFDGDNTPIIQGSALGALNGVEKWEDKVMELMDAVDTWIPLPPRDVDKPFLMPVEDVFSITGRGTVATGRIETGIIHVGDEIEILGLGEDKKSVVTGVEMFRKLLDQGEAGDNVGLLLRGVDKNEIKRGMVLCKPGQIKPHSKFKAEVYILKKEEGGRHTPFHNKYRPQFYLRTMDCTGEITLPEGTEMVMPGDNVTITVELIYPVALNPGLRFAIREGGRTVGAGQITEILD, from the coding sequence ATGGCTAAAGAGAAATTTGAACGTACCAAACCGCACGTAAACATTGGTACTATCGGTCACGTAGACCACGGTAAGACAACGTTGACAGCTGCTATCACTACTGTGTTGGCGAAAAAAGGTCTTTCTGAATTGCGTTCTTTCGATTCTATCGACAACGCTCCTGAAGAAAAAGAAAGAGGTATTACTATTAATACTTCACACGTTGAGTACGAAACAGCTAACCGTCACTACGCACACGTTGACTGTCCGGGACACGCCGACTATGTGAAGAACATGGTAACTGGTGCTGCTCAGATGGATGGTGCTATCATCGTTTGTGCTGCAACTGATGGTCCGATGCCTCAGACTCGCGAACATATCTTGTTGGCTCGTCAGGTAAACGTTCCTCGTCTGGTTGTATTCTTGAACAAGTGCGATATGGTTGATGATGAAGAAATGTTGGAACTTGTAGAAATGGAAATGAGAGAACTTCTTTCATTCTATGACTTCGATGGCGATAATACTCCTATCATCCAGGGTTCTGCTCTTGGCGCATTGAATGGCGTTGAAAAGTGGGAAGACAAAGTAATGGAATTGATGGATGCTGTTGATACTTGGATTCCACTGCCTCCGCGTGATGTTGATAAACCATTCTTGATGCCGGTTGAAGACGTGTTCTCTATCACAGGTCGTGGTACTGTAGCAACAGGTCGTATCGAAACAGGTATCATTCACGTAGGTGATGAAATCGAAATCCTTGGTTTAGGTGAAGATAAGAAATCAGTTGTAACTGGTGTTGAAATGTTCCGTAAACTGTTGGATCAAGGTGAAGCTGGTGACAACGTAGGTTTGTTGCTTCGTGGTGTTGACAAGAACGAAATCAAACGTGGTATGGTTCTTTGTAAGCCAGGTCAGATTAAACCGCACTCTAAATTCAAAGCTGAGGTTTATATCCTGAAGAAAGAAGAAGGTGGTCGTCACACTCCGTTCCATAACAAATACCGTCCTCAGTTCTATTTGCGTACTATGGACTGTACAGGTGAAATCACTTTGCCGGAAGGAACAGAAATGGTAATGCCGGGTGATAACGTAACTATCACAGTTGAGTTGATCTACCCAGTTGCATTGAACCCGGGTCTTCGTTTCGCTATCCGCGAAGGTGGACGTACGGTAGGTGCTGGTCAGATTACAGAAATTCTTGACTAA
- the hpf gene encoding ribosome hibernation-promoting factor, HPF/YfiA family, producing the protein MDIRIQSIHFDASEQLQAFIQKKVSKLEKYYEDIKKVEVSLKVVKPEVADNKEAGIKILIPNGEFYASKVCDTFEEAIDLDVEALGKQLVKYKEKQRIK; encoded by the coding sequence ATGGATATTAGAATTCAATCAATTCACTTTGATGCGTCAGAGCAATTGCAGGCATTTATTCAGAAGAAAGTGTCTAAGTTGGAAAAATATTACGAAGATATAAAGAAAGTAGAGGTGTCATTAAAGGTAGTTAAGCCGGAAGTCGCTGATAACAAAGAAGCGGGCATTAAGATTCTTATTCCAAATGGAGAGTTTTATGCAAGCAAAGTGTGCGACACATTTGAAGAAGCAATTGATTTGGATGTGGAAGCGCTCGGCAAACAGCTGGTTAAATACAAGGAAAAGCAACGTATCAAATAA
- the xerC gene encoding tyrosine recombinase XerC, giving the protein MLIESFLDYLQYERNYSEKTVLAYGEDIKQLQEFAQEEYGKFDPLKVEAELVREWIVSLMDRGYTSTSVNRKLSSLRTFYKYLLRQGETAIDPLCRIKGPKNKKPLPVFLKENEMNRLLDDTDFGEGFKGCRDRLIIEVFYATGMRLSELIGLDDKDVDFSASLLKVTGKRNKQRLIPFGDELRGLLLGYIDIRNEKISVRSEAFFVRENGERLYKNLVYNLVKRNLSKVATLKKKSPHVLRHTFATTMLNNEAELGAVKELLGHESITTTEIYTHATFEELKKVYKQAHPRA; this is encoded by the coding sequence ATGTTGATAGAATCTTTTCTTGATTATCTCCAGTATGAGCGGAATTATTCGGAAAAAACCGTTCTTGCGTACGGTGAAGATATAAAGCAACTGCAGGAGTTTGCTCAGGAAGAGTATGGAAAATTTGATCCGCTGAAGGTCGAGGCTGAGCTTGTTCGTGAATGGATTGTTTCATTGATGGATAGAGGATATACCTCAACTTCTGTAAATCGTAAGCTAAGTTCGCTCCGGACGTTTTATAAGTATCTTTTAAGGCAAGGAGAGACGGCAATAGATCCTTTATGCAGAATAAAGGGGCCTAAGAACAAAAAGCCGTTGCCTGTGTTTTTGAAAGAAAACGAAATGAACCGATTGTTGGATGATACGGATTTTGGCGAGGGATTTAAAGGTTGTCGGGACCGATTGATTATTGAAGTGTTTTATGCTACCGGTATGAGACTTTCTGAATTAATAGGTTTGGATGATAAGGATGTGGATTTTTCGGCTTCTCTTCTGAAAGTGACCGGGAAAAGAAATAAGCAGCGTTTGATTCCGTTTGGCGATGAGCTGCGGGGTTTGTTGCTTGGATATATTGATATAAGAAACGAGAAGATTTCGGTAAGGTCGGAGGCTTTCTTTGTAAGAGAGAATGGCGAACGGCTTTATAAGAATCTAGTCTATAATTTAGTGAAACGGAACCTGTCAAAGGTGGCGACGCTGAAAAAAAAGAGTCCTCACGTGTTGAGGCATACTTTTGCTACCACGATGCTGAATAATGAGGCGGAGTTGGGTGCGGTAAAAGAACTTTTGGGTCACGAGAGTATAACAACTACCGAGATTTATACGCACGCTACATTTGAAGAACTTAAAAAAGTGTATAAACAAGCTCATCCAAGAGCTTAA
- the rpsU gene encoding 30S ribosomal protein S21, with the protein MIVVPVKEGENIEKSLKKFKRKFEKTGIVKELRRRQQFDKPSVTNRLKRERAVYVQKLQQIED; encoded by the coding sequence ATGATTGTAGTACCTGTAAAAGAAGGCGAAAACATTGAGAAATCGCTGAAGAAGTTTAAAAGAAAATTTGAGAAAACTGGCATCGTGAAAGAATTGAGACGCAGACAGCAGTTTGACAAACCGTCTGTAACTAACAGACTTAAGAGAGAACGTGCAGTTTACGTACAAAAACTTCAGCAAATAGAAGATTAA
- a CDS encoding aminopeptidase P family protein: protein MKQSIKERLHALRMTFQPNYIKAFIIPSTDPHLSEYVAPHWMSREWISGFTGSAGTVVVLMDKAGLWTDSRYFLQAGEELEGSGITLYKEMLPETPSITEFLCQNLKPGESVSIDGKMFSVQQVEQMKEELAAHQLQVDIFGDPLQSIWKDRPSIPDSPAFIYDISYAGKSCEEKIAAIRAELKKKGIYALFLSALDEIAWTLNLRGSDVHCNPVVVSYLLVTQDEVTYFISPEKVTQEVESYLKEQHVNLYDYNKVENFLNSFSGKNILIDPRKTNFAIYSAINPKCLIVRGESPVALLKAIRNEQEIAGIHAAMQKDGVALVKFLKWLEESVPSGKETELSVDKKLHEFRAAQPLYMGESFDTIAGYKEHGAIVHYSATPESDVILQPKGFLLLDSGAQYLDGTTDITRTIALGELTEEEKTDYTLILKGHIALAMAKFPAGTRGAQLDVLARMPIWNHGMNFLHGTGHGVGHFLSVHEGPQSIRMNENPVVLQPGMVTSNEPGVYKAGSHGIRTENLTLVCKEKEGMFGDYLKLETITLCPICKKGIIKEMLTNEEIGWLNSYHQTVYEKLSPNLSEEEKVWLQEATASI, encoded by the coding sequence ATGAAACAGAGTATAAAAGAGAGATTGCATGCGCTGCGCATGACATTCCAACCCAACTACATCAAGGCGTTTATCATTCCCAGCACTGATCCGCACCTGAGCGAATATGTAGCCCCTCATTGGATGTCACGCGAATGGATTTCCGGTTTTACCGGCTCTGCGGGAACTGTCGTCGTATTAATGGATAAAGCCGGATTATGGACAGACTCCCGCTACTTTCTGCAAGCCGGGGAAGAGTTGGAAGGCAGTGGCATTACCTTATATAAAGAGATGTTGCCGGAAACTCCAAGTATCACAGAGTTTCTCTGCCAGAACTTAAAACCGGGCGAATCCGTAAGCATAGACGGGAAAATGTTCTCCGTGCAACAGGTGGAACAGATGAAAGAAGAACTTGCAGCACATCAGTTACAGGTCGACATATTTGGCGATCCATTGCAAAGTATATGGAAAGACCGCCCTTCCATACCCGATTCTCCTGCTTTCATCTACGATATCAGCTATGCAGGAAAAAGTTGTGAAGAAAAGATTGCCGCTATCCGTGCGGAGTTGAAGAAGAAAGGAATTTACGCTTTATTCTTATCGGCTTTGGACGAAATAGCATGGACTCTTAATCTGCGGGGAAGTGATGTACATTGCAATCCGGTTGTAGTCAGCTATTTACTAGTCACACAGGATGAAGTTACTTATTTTATATCACCGGAGAAAGTCACTCAAGAGGTCGAGTCTTATTTAAAAGAACAGCATGTAAACCTGTATGATTACAATAAAGTAGAGAACTTTCTAAACAGTTTTAGTGGCAAGAATATCCTTATCGACCCCAGGAAAACAAATTTCGCAATTTATTCCGCCATCAATCCTAAGTGTTTGATTGTTCGTGGAGAGTCTCCTGTGGCATTATTGAAAGCGATTCGCAATGAACAGGAAATTGCCGGCATTCATGCCGCTATGCAGAAGGATGGCGTAGCGCTCGTCAAGTTTCTCAAATGGTTGGAAGAGTCAGTTCCTTCCGGCAAAGAAACGGAGTTGAGCGTAGACAAAAAGCTACATGAATTCAGAGCTGCCCAACCTCTTTATATGGGTGAAAGCTTCGACACAATTGCGGGATACAAAGAACACGGAGCAATTGTGCATTATTCGGCAACACCGGAAAGTGACGTAATACTCCAACCGAAAGGATTTCTACTTTTAGATTCAGGAGCGCAGTATCTGGACGGGACAACCGACATCACACGAACGATTGCATTAGGCGAACTTACCGAGGAAGAAAAAACAGACTATACCTTAATATTAAAGGGGCATATTGCGTTAGCGATGGCTAAGTTTCCTGCCGGAACCCGCGGCGCCCAACTCGATGTATTGGCACGTATGCCGATTTGGAATCACGGGATGAATTTCCTTCATGGCACAGGACATGGGGTCGGTCATTTCCTCAGCGTACACGAGGGACCGCAAAGTATCCGCATGAACGAAAACCCCGTTGTACTACAACCGGGCATGGTTACTTCTAACGAACCGGGAGTTTATAAAGCCGGAAGCCACGGAATACGCACAGAGAACCTGACGCTAGTTTGCAAAGAAAAAGAAGGTATGTTCGGAGATTATCTCAAGCTTGAAACAATTACTCTATGCCCTATCTGCAAGAAAGGGATAATCAAGGAGATGCTGACAAATGAAGAAATCGGATGGCTGAACAGTTACCATCAGACTGTCTACGAGAAACTATCTCCGAATCTTAGCGAAGAAGAAAAAGTCTGGCTACAAGAGGCGACTGCTTCCATTTAA
- a CDS encoding gamma carbonic anhydrase family protein gives MALIKSVRGFTPEIGENCFLADNATIIGDVKIGNDCSIWFSTVLRGDVNSIRIGNGVNIQDGSVLHTLYQKSIIEIGDHVSVGHNVTIHGATIKDYALVGMGSTILDHAVVGEGAIVAAGSLVLSNTVIEPGSIWGGVPAKFIKKVDPEQAKELNQKIAHNYLMYSQWYK, from the coding sequence ATGGCTTTAATCAAATCAGTACGGGGATTCACTCCCGAAATCGGAGAGAACTGCTTCCTCGCAGACAACGCAACTATCATAGGAGATGTAAAAATAGGAAATGATTGCAGCATCTGGTTTAGTACCGTATTGCGCGGTGACGTCAACTCCATACGAATAGGAAACGGAGTAAACATACAGGACGGGAGCGTGCTACATACATTATATCAGAAATCAATTATCGAAATCGGCGACCATGTTTCCGTGGGACATAATGTTACCATTCACGGAGCAACTATCAAAGATTATGCTTTGGTCGGAATGGGGTCGACCATACTAGACCATGCTGTAGTTGGCGAAGGGGCCATTGTTGCCGCCGGCTCCTTGGTTCTAAGTAACACAGTAATCGAACCTGGAAGTATTTGGGGCGGAGTACCTGCCAAATTTATAAAAAAGGTAGATCCAGAACAGGCCAAAGAGCTGAATCAAAAGATAGCACACAATTATCTGATGTATTCGCAATGGTATAAATAG
- a CDS encoding TlpA family protein disulfide reductase, with protein MNKLIITLYLSLLCSIAQAQLPVPEYQKGKAILSGTIANYNPADNLMFKIGAPNIVMGSAETLFPTVEADGSFKIDIPLYHSTQIRIIIGNADFVILLSPEKETNVAINLSNPKGKQFIFNGQYATINNEWCQPELKTKIPPVYRDGDMLDSILGISANEFKKRCIDQYQQYIAHNNAQLQFSEDTRTLANLSCTFDCMENLYATRYCLQTAYQKKKNITWEQAVAAFADFDYPADFYDFLKILPVNHPLALYCYNYRNAISADLYELHHDPLMFEKYLLAKATLTQEEQTLIRQHEIAFKTGTAFQQGSELMALSVKYSKEDEQFRWELFSKAKERLSNIMQDSTCLIVDYLRAVYMRSSLYNLKPLTTLQETMASEITNPIFLGIIQDMNRQIQPRRKTITKEPNICKAPEVAEEELLDSLIARHKGKVQFIDFWATWCGGCRRMIKEYEPVKKELGEEVAFVYLTGPSSIEKTWKILIQDIPGEHYWLNEKQWGYLWKHFQMSGLPMYLVIDKQGNIAKRFIHVTRKELEEILKQEINK; from the coding sequence ATGAACAAGTTAATCATTACCCTCTATTTGTCTTTGCTATGCAGCATTGCACAAGCACAACTTCCCGTTCCTGAATATCAGAAAGGAAAAGCCATCCTGAGTGGCACAATTGCAAATTACAATCCAGCCGACAATCTGATGTTCAAAATCGGAGCTCCCAATATCGTGATGGGATCTGCCGAAACTCTTTTTCCCACTGTCGAAGCAGACGGGAGTTTCAAAATCGACATTCCCCTCTACCACAGTACACAAATACGGATAATAATAGGAAACGCTGACTTTGTCATCTTGCTTAGTCCTGAAAAAGAGACGAATGTGGCTATCAATCTGAGTAATCCGAAAGGAAAACAATTCATATTCAACGGACAATATGCCACCATCAACAACGAATGGTGCCAACCGGAACTGAAAACAAAGATACCACCTGTTTATAGAGACGGCGATATGCTGGACTCTATTTTAGGCATCAGCGCCAACGAATTTAAGAAACGCTGCATAGACCAATACCAACAGTACATAGCACATAACAACGCACAACTACAATTTAGCGAAGATACCCGCACACTTGCCAATCTCTCATGCACATTCGATTGTATGGAGAACTTATATGCAACCCGTTATTGCCTGCAAACAGCCTATCAGAAAAAGAAAAACATCACATGGGAGCAAGCCGTTGCCGCCTTTGCCGATTTTGACTATCCTGCCGACTTCTATGACTTCTTAAAGATTCTTCCTGTCAACCATCCGTTAGCGCTCTATTGCTACAATTATCGCAATGCAATTTCAGCGGATCTCTACGAGCTACACCACGATCCGCTAATGTTCGAGAAATATTTATTGGCAAAAGCTACGCTTACCCAAGAAGAACAGACGCTTATTCGCCAACATGAGATAGCCTTCAAAACAGGTACCGCCTTCCAGCAAGGAAGTGAACTGATGGCACTTAGTGTAAAATACTCCAAAGAGGATGAACAATTCAGATGGGAATTATTTTCCAAAGCAAAAGAACGCCTTAGCAATATCATGCAAGACAGCACTTGCTTAATTGTCGACTACCTACGGGCAGTCTATATGCGCTCCAGCCTCTACAACCTGAAGCCACTGACTACCCTACAGGAAACTATGGCTTCGGAAATTACAAATCCTATTTTCCTGGGAATTATTCAAGATATGAACCGACAGATACAGCCCCGCCGGAAAACAATCACAAAAGAGCCCAATATCTGCAAAGCACCTGAAGTAGCGGAAGAAGAGTTGCTCGACTCCCTCATTGCCCGCCACAAAGGGAAAGTACAATTTATCGATTTTTGGGCTACCTGGTGCGGCGGTTGCCGAAGGATGATTAAAGAATATGAGCCAGTCAAAAAGGAATTGGGTGAAGAGGTGGCGTTCGTCTACCTTACCGGCCCCAGCTCAATAGAAAAAACTTGGAAGATACTCATACAAGACATTCCCGGCGAACACTACTGGCTAAACGAAAAACAATGGGGCTATCTCTGGAAACATTTTCAGATGTCAGGATTACCAATGTATCTGGTGATAGACAAGCAGGGAAATATAGCAAAACGGTTCATCCACGTGACACGGAAAGAACTGGAAGAAATATTAAAGCAAGAAATCAATAAATAG